The nucleotide sequence CAATTTTTGGTCATAACCGTCTCGGTAAGAACGGTAAAATTATTAAGGTATATAAATTCAGGTCAATGGTTCACAATGCAGATGAATTGTTAAATAACCTTTCTGAAGAGGAGAAAAAAGAATTTGAAAAAAACTTTAAGCTGGAAAATGACCCTAGAATAACCAGAATTGGAGGTTTTTTAAGAAAGACAAGTATTGATGAACTTCCACAGTTTTTTAATGTTTTAATAGGCAATATGACATTGGTAGGTCCAAGACCCATAGTGGAAAAGGAACTGGAAAAGTACGGAAAATATAAAGACAAGCTACTTTCCGTAAAGCCGGGCCTAACAGGCAACTGGCAGGTCAGCGGAAGAAGTGATACCACTTATGAAGAAAGAGTTATGCTGGATATGGAATATATAGATAAGAGAAGCATATGGAATGACATAAAGATAATGATTAAGACAGTGTATGTGGTTTTAGCTAAAAAAGGAGCAAAGTAAAAACAGACAACCGGAGGTTGTCTGTTTTTAATGATTAATGAGTAATTAGCAATGATTAATTATGGAGGATTTTTCTCCATTTCACTATGAAAAATCTTTTACTTTATTAATTTAATAGAAATTCAGTTCCGCTGAATTTCTTCCTTAATTACTAATTG is from Clostridium thermarum and encodes:
- a CDS encoding sugar transferase; translation: MKEVQAAKKFNIQGKLSFSEDISMYNIVKRVLDIIGGVVGLILFSPLILIVAIIIKLDSKGPAIFGHNRLGKNGKIIKVYKFRSMVHNADELLNNLSEEEKKEFEKNFKLENDPRITRIGGFLRKTSIDELPQFFNVLIGNMTLVGPRPIVEKELEKYGKYKDKLLSVKPGLTGNWQVSGRSDTTYEERVMLDMEYIDKRSIWNDIKIMIKTVYVVLAKKGAK